One Candidatus Binatia bacterium genomic window, CAGCCCCGTGACCTTCACGACCTGCGTCTCGAAATCTCCGATTTTCGTGGTCAGTTTTTTATTGCCGGGTAGCAATTCGACAGTTGCTGTCCGTGTGTCGTCGTTGCCGTCAGTGACTTGGACACTCTTGGGGAGTTTACCACGAGAGAGATCGACACGTAGTTGGAGGCCGACAGTGAGGGTGTCGAGATGGCCTTTCTTGACTTTCACCTTGCCGTCGCTTCCGTCGACGGTTTTCCAGCTATAGACCTCAGGTTCGAGACGCGTGCCGGCGATGACGCCGGCCGACTTTTCCACCTCATTCCGGTGGTAGAAAAGAACGTGCGCGTCGGCTTGCGTCACCATCTCGAAACGATCTCCGGTACGAGTTGTCTTTTCGTGACTCGCGCCGGTGTCGATGCCGATTGCCTTGACCTCGAAGCTGGCCTGATAGGGTGGCACCAGGCATTCCGCTTGCGAAACCTCCGGCGCCAGCGTGCCGATCAGAGTGAGGGCGAAAACAAATCTGAAGATGGTCATGCCTCTGGGTAGCATGGCGGCAAGGGCTCGGTCGAACTGATCAGCGAAATGTCGGCATCACGGTTTCGGCGAACATTCGCAGGGTCTCGTGAGCGGGATTTCGACCGAAATTGAGAAGCAGGGTGGTGGCTCCTGCGTCGATCGTCTTTTGTACACGCTCGATACATTGCTCGGGTGTACCGGCGATCACCCAGTCTTCGCCGCCGCCCAGAAAAGGCAGATCCGTCAGAATCTTTTCTTTTGCCTTCCGGGCGTCTGCCTCGGTGGCGCCGATCGCAGCCGTTGTTTGCTGGGAAATTTCGATCTCGGCGAAGTCCCTGCCCACGCCGTCGCAATGCTCCCGGAGGATTTGTGTCTTTCTTTCGAGCTGTGGCTGGTCGATACCAAGATTGTTCCAGATCTGGGCTTGTGCGGCGACGATCCGGAGCAGGACCTTCTCGCCTCCCCCACCGACCAGAATCGGGGGGTGCGGTTTCTGCAGGGGGGCTGGTTGGCAATATGCGTTTTCGATCTGGAACTGTTCTCCGTAATACTCGGCGGGAGACTCTTGCCACATGGTCCTGATCAGGGAGATGCCTTCGTCGAGTTGTTGCAAACGAGTGCGCACCGGCGGGAACGGAATGCCGTATGCCTGAGCTTCTTCGGCATGCCATCCACAGCCCAGCCCCAGGATGAACCGCCCCGCGGAGATCTGGTCCAGCGTGGCAGCCATCTTCGCCAGGAGAGCCGGGTGCCGGTAGTTCATACAAAGCACCAGGTGGCCTATATGAATGCGATTGGTCAACGCGGCAATTGCGGTGATCTCGGTCCAGCCTTCGAGCAGCGTATCCGTCGGGTCAGGAATGCTGAATAAATGATCGACGGCCCAGAGGGAGTCAAAGCCGATTTCCTCGCAAAGGATTGCGGTCGATCTTGCTTCCTCCCAGGAGGCATTATGCTGCGGAAGGGTAATACCGAAACGGATTTTCGGAGGGCTCATTTGTCCTGAATTGGCTCAGTTTTCGTCGTCTTGGGCATCGGGTTCGGCCACGACATCTTGTACGGGTTTGGCGCGCAGGATCTCGGCGACCTCAGGTAGCGCTTTCTGCAGGGTGTCGAGTCGAGCGGCAGGGCCGCCGACTTTGGTGGCGAGGAAGCTCTCGTAACTTTCGAGGGCGGTCTCCAATTCCGCCTGCGCCCCTTCCTTGATTCTCTCCGCGTCATCCAGATGTTCATTGATGGCCTGTGCCAATTCGTCGAGCTTACCCCCGCTGTCCTCCGAGAGGCGCTGGTGCATGAAATCACCCCAAAGGGCCTGAAAGGCTGCGGCCGGCGGCCCTTCGCGCTGCAAGCCGCCGCTGAGGGTATAGACGCGCTTGGCGAGAGTTGTGAAATTGCCGATCCCTCGTCGTGAATGGAAAGCACCCAGCCGGACAAACTTGTCGCGTGTGGCCGCGGCAGAGCCCCCGTCCGACATCACTTCCATCGCTTCTTCCAGCTCTTTCAATTTCAGGTTCGCCATGTTCGATTCCCCTCTAGTCTCCATGGGCATTAAGCATATGCGGGCACGTAATAAAACGTGCGAAGGCTCGTGCAGAGCAAGCACTCGACGCGGCATGCTGATATCGCAGTGACCTATGGTTGGCTTTCTGGCGCATCGTCTGGCGACGATGATTCCCCTTTTATTGGGAATTACCTTTATTTCCTTTCTTGTTGTGGCACTCGCCCCGGGCGACTTTTTTGATTCTCTCGCAATGAATCCCTCGATCTCGCCACAGGCAATCGAGGCGATGAAGGCTGATTTTGGATACGGGGATCCGCTGCTGCTGCGCTACGGAAAGTGGCTCTGGCAGGCCGTCCAGGGGGATCTGGGCGTTTCCCTTTCTCATCGGGTCAGTGTGCTCACATTAATCGCGGAACGCGCCGGCAACACCTTGATACTTTCCCTGTCTGCGGCGCTCTTTACCTGGACTCTTGCGATTCCCCTGGGTGTCTGGATCGCCGTTCGTCGCGGTCGACTCTCGGATCGAATTCTTTCGATTTTGGGCTTTCTCGGGATGTCGATCCCGAATTTTTTTCTCGCCTTTCTCCTGATGCGCTGGGCGTTGCACAGCGGATGGTTCCCCGTGGGTGGGACTTTCTCGCTGGACTATGAGCAACTCGCACCGCTCGCCAAGGTGGCTGATCGATTGCACCATCTGGTTCTGCCGACGATCGTGCTGGGAACGGCCGGTATGGGGAGCTTGATGCGCCTGATGCGCAGTGCGGTTATTGAACTGGAGCGTTCGGACTTTGCGCGCACGGCCCGGGCCAAAGGTTTGGGGGAAGGACGAGTTCTCTTCATCCATATAATGCGGAATGCGCTCAATCCTTTCGTTACACTTGCCGGCTACGAGTTGGGGGCGTTGCTCGGTGGCGCCGCATTGGTCGAGAATGTCATGAACCTGCAGGGGCTGGGATCGCTGATGCTGGGCGCGGTTCTCTCTCTCGATATCTATCTGGTGATGGGATCGGTGTTGATCAGTTCGTTGCTTCTGCTGTTCGGGAATCTGATGGCCGATCTGCTCCTCGTTTGGGTGGACCCTCGAATCGATTTCCAGCGACTGGAAGATTCGTGATGCGCATTCGAGCATGGCGAGGGCCCTCTTGGGGGCTCAGTGGGGCAATCCTCTTTCTGCTCTATTTTTCGGCTATTTTCGCACCATGGATCGCGTTCCATTCACCGGAGACTCAGGACCGCCAGTCCCCCGACGCGCCGCCGATGATTCTCCACCTTTCTCCGCCTCAGAATTGGATTTCGGAAAGTCTTCTCTACGTCCATCCTCAGACCCTGGTCGATCCCATGCGCCGTCTCTACAGGGTGGACCTCGAGCAGCGAATCCCTCTGCAGTTTTTCGTCCACGGACATCTTTTGGCGCCTGAGCCGGGGAATGGAAATGTCTTTTTGCTGGGGACGGATGCCCTCGGGCGAGATCTCTTCTCCCGCGTCTTGTTCGGCGGTCGTGTCAGCCTGTCGATCGGTATCGTCGGAGTTGTGATCAGTTTCACAATCGGGATTTTTGTCGGGGTGGTGGCGGGATATGCCGGCGGGCGAGTTGATCATCTCTTGATGCGATTGTGCGAGGTGATGATGGCCTTGCCTTCGTTTTTCTTCCTTCTGGCTCTCGCTGCCGTGATTCCGCCGGGGCTATCGCCTGTGCAAACGTTCTTTCTGCTGGTCGCCTTGATGAGCTTTATCCGATGGGCCGGTTTGGCTCGGGTTCTTCGTGGCATGACGGCATCGATTCGCGAACGAGATTATGTGCAGGCGGCCCGTGCGCTCGGGGCCTCTCCCACGCGAATCGTCCTGCAGCATGTGCTGCCGGCAACTTTCTCCTACACCCTCGTTGCGGCCACTCTGGCGATTCCCGGATTTATTCTCGGCGAGAGTGCCTTGTCGCTTTTGGGGGTCGGGATCCAGGAGCCGGGAACGAGTTGGGGAGCCTTGCTGCGCGACGCGCAGAATCTCACCAATCTTGATTACAGGCCGTGGGTCCTGGCCCCGGGTATTTTGATCGTTGTGGCAACGATGGCTTTCAATTTTTTGGGTGATCGTCTGCAGGACCGATTCGATCCCCAAACCAGAGTTCTTGACCGATGAAGGGAGCCCCTATTCTGCAGGTGACGGACCTTGTGGTGGATTTCCACACGCCACACGGGGTTGCTCGAGCTGTCGATGGAGCGTCATTTGATCTTTCATCGGGGGCCACCCTCGGGTTGGTCGGCGAATCAGGCTCGGGCAAGAGCGTCTCTGCCCTGTCGATTTTGGGGCTTCTGAGCCCGTCTGCACGCGTGGTCTCGGGAACGATTCAATTCGCCGGGCGAGATCTTTTACAGCTCTCCGCGCGGGAATTCCGCAGGGTGCGGGGCAAAGAGATTTCGATGGTTTTCCAGGAGCCGATGACGTCGTTGAATCCACTCTTTACGGTGGGGCGCCAGATAGCAGAGGTGGTTCGGCACCATGAAAGAGTTTCACGGCGCGAGGCCTGGGGCCGAGCGGTCGAGATGTTGCGGATAGTAGAGATTCCCGATCCGGAAAATCGGGCGTCGGCGTATCCACACGAGTTGTCGGGCGGAATGCGACAGCGCGTGATGATCGCCATGGCGTTGGTCTGTCGGCCCAAGTTGTTGATCGCGGATGAGCCTACGACCGCCCTGGATGCGACCATTGAGGCCGAGATCCTAGACCTTCTGGGCGAAATGCAGAAAAAGTTTTCCATGAGTGTGCTTCTCATCACCCACGATCTGGGTGTGGTATCTCGGCGGGCGAGTGAAGTTGCGGTGCTTTACTCGGGCCGCATTATCGAGCGGGCGCGGACGGAAGATCTCTTTGCGGCACCGGCACACCCCTATACCCGTATGTTATTGGACTCTCTTCCCCGGCTCTACGAGCGTCGCGACCGTCTGGTCGCGATTCCGGGCGCGGTTCCGGAGCCTGGCAAGCGCCCCGAGGGTTGCCGCTTTCGGGATCGTTGTCCCCGGGTGACCGCTGCATGTGCGCCGAAGGAGCCCGAGTTGGAGAACCTCGCGGGTTCTCGGTTCGTCGCTTGTCAGCATCGCTTGATGCCCGGAGAGTTGTTGTGAAAAGGGAACAGGCGCTTGTGGAGGCGCGCGGAGTTTCACGTTCGTTTGCGACCGGCCGCAGTCGTTGGAGTCGAAGGATGGTACCGGCTGTCCGCGATATCAGCCTTCGGATAGCGGCGGGAGAAACCTTGGGCGTAGTCGGGGAGTCCGGCTCCGGAAAGTCTACCCTCGGCCGATTGCTTCTGCGATTGCTGCCGCCGACCTCCGGTCAGGTCTTTTTCGATGGGCAGGATCTGGCAGGGTTGCCTCGCCTCGAGTTGCAGCGGCTGAGACGAGAAATGCAGGTTGTCTTCCAGGATCCGGTGGGCTCGCTCGACCCTCGATTCCGGGTAGAGGATCTGATCGGGGAAGGTCTGGATATTCATGGACTGGCAGAGGGGAAAGAACGCTCTCGCACCATTGCTCGCCTCCTCGAAGAGGTGGGGCTTTCCTCCGATCACCGGCGGCGGTTCCCCCACGAATTCAGCGGTGGGCAACGCCAGAGGATCGGGATCGCTCGCGCGCTTGCGGTTTCCCCGCGTTTTATCGTTTTGGACGAGCCTGTATCGGCGCTGGATGTATCCGTTCAAGCGCAGGTTCTGAACCTGCTGGCCGATTTGCAGCGCGAACGGGGACTGGCCTACTTCTTCGTGGCCCATGACCTGCGCGTGGTCGCACATTTCAGTGACAGAATTGCGGTGCTCTATGCAGGTCGTGTTGTGGAATTGGCTGATCGTGATGCTCTGATCGCGCGGCCGGGCCACCCTTATACCCAGAGCCTGCTTTCCGCGGTGGCGGAAATCGGCGTTGTGGACCAGGGACGGGTGCAACTCGCCGGGGAGCCGCCAAGCCCCCTCCGTCCACCTTCGGGATGCGCGTTTCACCCCCGTTGTCCCTATGCCGCTGATCGCTGCCGTCAGGAGCAGCCGTCATTGTCGGATCGGGATCCGGGCCATGCCATTGCTTGTCATTTTCCACTCGATGGGTCTCCCGTTGCCCCCGGCGGAACAAAAGGCCAAGATAAACCGGAGAAGAAACTTTAGGAGTGATTGCGATGAAGAAAACAGGGATGACCGTCAGTGTTTTGGGTTTGGTAACGATGTTGGTTTTGCCGTCTGGTTGTTCGGCCAGAGACCCCCAGCCGGAGCTCTATCCGAACGCTCATTTGCGCAAGGTCGGTGACGCTCAGGCGAAGCAGGATATCGCCTATTGTCAGGCGTTGTCGCAGCAATACCTGCAGAAAAACAACGCAGCCGCGGACGCCGCCGGCAACACGGTCGGAGGTGCTGCGGGCGGCGCTGCTCTCGGCGCGATTGGCGGGGCCATCGGTGGGAACGCCGGAAAGGGTGCCGCAATTGGAGCCGGCGTCGGGGCAGGGCTGGGCCTGCTGCGCGGTCTTTCGAAAGGCGCGCAGCCCCCTCAAAACTATGAGGCCTTCGTCCGCAAATGCATGACGGACAAGGGGTATGACGTCATCGGCTTTGGCCGCTGAGTTTCAGGCGTCGCGTTCGGCGAGGACTCGTTCGACGGTATCAACGATCGCGACCGTGCGAGCATCAAGCTCGATGTTCACACGGTCGCCTTCGTTCTTCTCGCCGAGATTGGTCAGTCGAAGGGTCTCCGGAATGAGGTGGATCCAGAAAGAGCCCGATGCGTCGCGTTCTCCGACCGTCAGGCTCGAGCCGTCAACGGCGATAAACCCCTTGGTGCTGATATAGCGCATCCACCGAGCCGGCACAGTAATCTCGAGATCCCAGACGTGGCCATCGACTTTTCGTGAGCTGATCCTGCCTGTGCCGCTCACGTGGCCAGCGACGTCGTGGCCACCGACTTCATCGCCTACCCGAGAGCTGCGCTCGACGGCTACTTTTTGACCGGGTGCCAAATCGCCGAGTGTTGTGAGTTGCAGGGTTTCGGCAATTGCATCAAACCGGACCAGGGACCCCTCGATGGCGACGACGGTCTGACAGACGCCGTCGATAGAGACGCTGGCACCAGAGACAAGACCCTCGAGCAGAGCTTCCGGCAGTTCTACATCGTAAGTGAGAAGGTCTGGCTGTCGAGAGACGTTGGCTACGGGGAAGGCCCCGCGAGTGATTCCCGTATACATTATAGCCTCATCGTTCCTTCCTCGAGGGGATCGCGCAAGCTCCGGGGCTAGTGGCTTCGGGCGGCAGGCTCTTGTTCCGACGGCTGTTTCCCACCGGCGCTTTCCTCGACGGTCAGAAGCTCGGTCCGGGCGGTTGCCTGGCTACGCACTTGTCCTTCGAAGCGGGCGCCGGCGTCAACGGTCAGGCATCGCGCCTGGATGGAGCCGAAGACACTCCCGGTGCTGGCGATGCGGACATCGCCGCTTTCGATCACATCACCGGTCAGAGTTCCTTCGATGACCAGATCCTGTGCTCGGATCCTGGCCTCGACTTCTGCCGTTGGTCCGATGAGCAGCAATTGGTCGGCATGGACTTCCCCTTTGAGTCGCCCATCCACCCGTGCGTCGGCCGGGAAGTGAATCCTTCCGGAAAGAACAACGTCGGACGCGATCTCATGGCGAAACTGCGGTTCGCCGCGAGCCGTCTCGTTGTGGTCCTGCTGGGAGGGCGATCTCTGAGGATCGAGTGGTGTGTCCGTCGGCATGAGATCGGCGCTCGGGCCGAACTCAGTCGCGTCGGCGCTCTTTGATGCGAGCGGCCTTGCCGGATCGCTCGCGCAGGTAATAGAGCTTGGCCCGTCGGACCCGGCCCCGCGTCGCGACTTCGATCTTGTCGATTCGATGCGAATGGAGCGGGAAGGTTCTCTCGACGCCGACGCCATAGGAGACTTTTCGAACGGTGAAGGTCTCTCTCACGGAGCCGTGGTGTCGACGAATGCAGGCGCCTTCGAAGATCTGGATACGTTCTTTTTCGCCTTCAACGACTTTCACGTGGACCCGCAGGCTGTCGCCCGGGCGGAATTCCGGAAGGTCAGTTTTCAGCTGTTCGGCTTCGATCGCCGCAATGATATCGCCTTTGCCCATGATTTTCCTCGAAAATTGGACCGGATCACGTCGCGCCATGCGGGGTGTTCGCAGAATTGCGTCCACACTCCTGACCGAGAGGTGCCTCCGAGAGACTCCTTCTAACGATTGGCGATCGAGATTGCATGGATAGCCGCGGCTGGAAGGAAATTCCCCGAAAATTCATTGTTTTCGCTGGCCAAAGAGGCGGTCCAACATAATCGCGGCGGCGGCGCGGACCGACAGATGGTTGTAGTCCGAGGCGCCGTCGATCGGCGCAAGGCGTCGGGTGCATCGTTCCAGGATTTCCGACGTTAGCCCGTAGCCGGTGCCCAAAAGCAGAAGGAAGGGGGTCTCGCTTTCCGCGATTTCGCGGGACATCGCAGGGTAGCCAATGGTCCCGATACCGGGCCGTGCGGATGTTGCGATCATGGTGGGTAAAGACCCGGTCTCGTTTTCGACCTGAGCGAGAATTTGGTCGAGATCGGAGGAGATCCGGACAAATTGCAGGGCGTCCCCGCGCGTCGGATTGTAGGTCGCGCCGTGGCCTTCCATCCAATGCCAGAGGATACGTTCGGTCAGTTTCCGCATTCCCAGAACAGGATGACCGATAAAAAACCCGTCGACGTCGTAGGTCCGAGCGGATCGAGCGATATCGTGGACGTCGATATTGGTGATGGAGGTCGTAACGACTTCACCGTCACGATTGACGACCGGGTGATGGAGGAGGGCGATATAGAACCGAGCTGGCATAAGGCGACCGTCTCAGCCCTTGCGGGTTCGATTGGGAGGAACCAGATCGGGCCGTCGTCGTCGCGTATCGGCCAGGGATTTTTCCTGGCGCCATTTTTCAATCTCGGCATGATTCCCTGACAGCAGCACCGGGGGCACCGCCTCGCCGCGGAAAACTTCCGGTCGCGTAAACTGGGGGTGTTCGAGCAATTCTTCGTTAAAGGATTCGGTTTGCAGCGACGCGGGATTGCCTATGATTCCCGGTACGAGTCGCGTGACCGCATCCACCACAACGGCAGCGCCAGCTTCGCCACCGTTGAGGACGTAGTCCCCGATGCTGATCTGTCCATCGATATAGGCGTCGAGTCGCTCGTCGACGCCCTCGTACCGTCCACAGATCAGGAGGAGCTGGTCTGTTTCAGCTAACTGGGCCGCTTTTTTTTGCGTGAAGCTCTCGCCGCGTGCCGCCAACAGGAGCTTGACGGTGGTCGGGGATGCGATCTCCTCGATCGCTGTGACCAATGGCTCAATTTTCATCACCATGCCGTGCCCACCACCATAGGGGGTGTCGTCAACGGTATGGTGCTTGTCGGTCGCCCAGTCGCGCAGCTGGTGCAAGCGGATATCGATCTTGCCGGCAGTGATGCCCTTGCCGATCAGGCTGGTTTGCAGAATGCCGGAGAAGTATTCCGGGAAAATTGTCAGGATATCGATGCGCACCAGAGTCTATTCTTCCGGAATGAGGCCTTCAGGCGGGTCGATGGTCGCGGTGCGTCCGGGCAGATCGATCTCGACCACGATCGGCTCGACAACCGGAATCAGAGATTCGCGATCTCCGAGACGTACGATCCAGAGGTCGTTGGCCGGCATGGACTGGATCTCCTCGATACGACCGACCAGCTGTCCCTGTTTCGTGCGCACTTCGAGACCGATGGCCTCCCAGTGATAGATGCCGGTATCTCCTGCTTCCGGCAGTCCGTCTCGCTCGATGCGGACTTCGCAACCCACCCAGGGCTGCAGCGCATTCAGGCTCTCGATATCTGCGAGGCCCATAAGAATGATGTTCTTGTGAGGTCGGCTCTCCAGAACTCGGAAGGCCTTTTGCTCGCTGCCGTCTCGGCTGATCAGTGTGATCGTATCGGCCGAAAGGAGGCCAGGGGAGCCGGGGTTGAACGGGTGGATCTTGGCGAGCCCTCGGACACCATGCCCGCCAACGATTTTGCCAACGGCAATGGCTTCGTCTGGAGGCTGTTTTGCTGAGCCTTGCTCGGCAACAACTTCGACGGCAGCAACTTCGATGGCTGCAGAAGGATCCGTATCTGATCTCGGGGGTTTCGTGAGCTATTTCTCTTCGATGATTTCGAGGACGATCTTGCGGCTCTGCCGCGAGGCCACCGCATTCACCAGAGTACGGATGGATTTAGCGGTGCGTCCCTGTTTCCCGATAATGCGTCCGAGATCCTCGGGAGCGACGCGAAGTTCGATGATGGAGGCGGTTTCGCCCTCCGTCTCGGTGATGACCACCGCATCCGGGTTATTCACCAGATGCTGGGCGATCAACTCTACCAGTTCTTTCATCATATCAGCCCTCAGCAGCGGCCGGAGCAGCTTCTGTGGCGGGAAGTCCCGTCCATCCCGCCTGCTTGAGGAGGATGGCCACAGTGTCGCTCGGCTTCGCACCGTTTCGGATCCACTTCTCGACTTTGTCGAGATGGACACGAAGATTCACAGGTTCCGAGGTCGGATCATAATGGCCGAGTTGCTCCAGAAAGCGCCCATCGCGTGGGGACTTTTTGGAAGCCGCCACGATACGATAGAAAGGACGTTTTTTCGATCCGTGACGTGCAAGGCGAATGGTGGTTGCCATGAGAACTCTCCGTGAAACCTGACTTGAATCTCTAAAATTAACCGAGGGACAACGACGGACGGCTTATTCCACCCGACGCAAGACCCTCCCTTTAGCGCCCGCCTCCGAGTTGGGCAAGGAGGCCTCGCCCGCCACCTTTGGTGAGCGATTTCATCATTTTCCGGGTTTGGTTGTACTGCTTCAGGAAACGGTTCACGTCGGAAACGCGTGTCCCGCTGCCGCCAGCGATGCGTTTTCGGCGACTCGAATTGAGAATGAGGTGATTTTGACGTTCCTGGTGCGTCATTGAATCAATGATCGCCTCGATTTTTTTCAATTCGGAGTCTGCACCGGCGAGATCTGCCTTTTTCGCCATTTTTTTCATTCCCGGGATCATGCTCATCAGGTCGCCAACCGAACCCATCTTTTTCATGGTCCGGAGCTGGTCACGGAAATCTTCGAGAGTGAACTCGTTCTTTTTGAGTTTTTTCTCGAGTTTGGCGGCTTCCTTGCTGTCGAAGGCGGCCTCGGCCTTCTCGATCAGGGACATCATATCGCCCATGCCGAGAATGCGATTGGCAACGCGATCCGGGTGGAAGACCTCCAGATCTTCCAATTTTTCGCCGATACCGGTGAACAATACGGGCTTGCTCGTGGTTGCGTGGAGGGAGAGCGCGGCGCCGCCGCGGGCATCACCCTCCATTTTCGAGAGGATGATTCCGTCGATACCAACGCCATCGCGGAATCCGGTGGCGACCGCGACCGCGTCCTGACCGGTCATCGCGTCCGCGACCAGCAGAGTTTGCTGCGGGCGAATGGTGTCACGAACATGAGTCAATTCGGACATCAGGGCTTCATCAACGGCAAGACGGCCCGCGGTGTCGACCAGAATCGTGTCGTGGAAACCGGCTTTTGCTGCTGCGACAGCCGCGGTGGCGACAGCGACAGCGTCCTTGGTATCGCTGGGCGTATCGTGGACGGCGCACCCGTCGCCCACCTGACCGGCCAGTGTTTTCAGCTGTTCGATGGCTGCCGGGCGAGAAAGGTCGAGCGGCACCAGATAGGGGCGCCGCCCCGACGCGATCAGATGCTTGGCGAGCTTGGCGGTCGTCGTGGTCTTGCCTGAACCTTGCAAGCCAACGAGCATCAGGATGACCGGGCCCTCGCCTGAAAGATCGAGACTACCGGTGGCGCCGCCCATGATGGCGACCAACTCTTCCCCGACAATTTTGATCAGATGCTGTTCGGGGGTGAGGCTGCGAAGGACTTCCTGGCCCATCGCGCGAGTCTTGACCTTCTCGATGAAGGATTTGGCGACGTCGAGATGAACGTCGGCTTCGAGCAGCGCCAGGCGCACATCACGCAGGGCCTCCTCGATATTGGCCTCGGTCAGCTTGCCCGTGCCTCGCACGCGGCGGAATACGCTATCCAGTTTTTCAGAAAGTGAATCGAACATGATGGGGGACAGGAACGGCCCTTGAAGGGCAGGCGGAGCCTCCGAATTGAGTGGAACTCCCTTCCTAATGTGGCGCCGCCAGCGAGTCAAACTTTTCCGGCATTCAGTGCGAGCTCAACCGTCGCAGGTCCCCATCATCCCGGTTTCTGCAATCACTTGGCTGGTCGGCAGGGGAAAGGCACTCAGAGCAACGCCTGCGCAAGCATGCAGCGGGCCGCCGCTGAATGTCGGCGTCACGAAGTCGGGATCGGCCTCGAAACAAGTAACCTGCGTACCCGTGGTTCGGACATCCAGAATGGGAACTGCACAAAGGGCCGGGTTATCGTCGCAGGTATCGTGCTTGATCTTCAGGTTTCCTCTTTTGAGATCTCCTCGAACCACGGTGCGCGAAACAAAAACATCCTGAGCACCGGACATATGAACGTCCGATTCGATAATGCAAATAATGTCATCGTCCGTGCATAGAATACCGTCGCCGCTCGGTTTTCCGGCCAGTTTTTTCAGCTGCACCTGAATCTTGGGGCCCATCATTTTCACCAGGCCGCTGCTTTGACAGCCGACAAAAAGGTCGGACCCTGATCCGTCCTGCGTCATGCTCATGATGAGCTTGTCCTTGGCTTCGGCGTTGGCCGGTGCCATGCCCACGAGTGCCACCGTCATCGCCCCGACGAGAGTATAGAAAAATCCGTTCGAGAGTTTCATTTTCGCAGTTCCTGTCATTTTGACTCCTCTGGAGGGTTCCGGTTGGCGGTTCTGGTTCAATCGATTGATTTATCTATGCGTGCCCACCGCTACTCCTGCGGGAGGCAGGTGACAAGCGAAAAATAATGCTGCGATGCGTTAGTCGCGGCCGCGGGCAAGGGCGCGAGTGTGCAGGGGAATCATGCTCGCCTTGATTCCAGGCCGCGAACCCTCGATGGTAAGAGTCAAAAGGGGGAGGAATAAATGCGTAAAATTGGAATGTTTTTGGTGATTTTGGTCCTGCTGGCCGGTGGTGGACTCTATTATCTGGCCAATTCGCTCGACGGGATTGTTGCCAGTTTGATCGAGGAGAGTGGATCCAAGGCATTGGGCACGACCGTGCGTGTCTCGGACGTCAAGATCTCGCTCAAGGAGGCCAAGGGTTCGATTGCCGGTCTGACCGTGGCCAACCCGAAGGGCTTTGACGGCGAAGCAATTTCGTTTCAGGACATCGTCATCGGGATCGACCCGGCGTCGATATTATCTCAGGACCCTATCGTGATTACCGAGGTCACCGTGAAGTCTCCTTCCGTGAAGCTGATCCTTG contains:
- a CDS encoding TIGR03560 family F420-dependent LLM class oxidoreductase, whose amino-acid sequence is MSPPKIRFGITLPQHNASWEEARSTAILCEEIGFDSLWAVDHLFSIPDPTDTLLEGWTEITAIAALTNRIHIGHLVLCMNYRHPALLAKMAATLDQISAGRFILGLGCGWHAEEAQAYGIPFPPVRTRLQQLDEGISLIRTMWQESPAEYYGEQFQIENAYCQPAPLQKPHPPILVGGGGEKVLLRIVAAQAQIWNNLGIDQPQLERKTQILREHCDGVGRDFAEIEISQQTTAAIGATEADARKAKEKILTDLPFLGGGEDWVIAGTPEQCIERVQKTIDAGATTLLLNFGRNPAHETLRMFAETVMPTFR
- a CDS encoding ABC transporter permease, whose translation is MVGFLAHRLATMIPLLLGITFISFLVVALAPGDFFDSLAMNPSISPQAIEAMKADFGYGDPLLLRYGKWLWQAVQGDLGVSLSHRVSVLTLIAERAGNTLILSLSAALFTWTLAIPLGVWIAVRRGRLSDRILSILGFLGMSIPNFFLAFLLMRWALHSGWFPVGGTFSLDYEQLAPLAKVADRLHHLVLPTIVLGTAGMGSLMRLMRSAVIELERSDFARTARAKGLGEGRVLFIHIMRNALNPFVTLAGYELGALLGGAALVENVMNLQGLGSLMLGAVLSLDIYLVMGSVLISSLLLLFGNLMADLLLVWVDPRIDFQRLEDS
- a CDS encoding ABC transporter permease gives rise to the protein MRIRAWRGPSWGLSGAILFLLYFSAIFAPWIAFHSPETQDRQSPDAPPMILHLSPPQNWISESLLYVHPQTLVDPMRRLYRVDLEQRIPLQFFVHGHLLAPEPGNGNVFLLGTDALGRDLFSRVLFGGRVSLSIGIVGVVISFTIGIFVGVVAGYAGGRVDHLLMRLCEVMMALPSFFFLLALAAVIPPGLSPVQTFFLLVALMSFIRWAGLARVLRGMTASIRERDYVQAARALGASPTRIVLQHVLPATFSYTLVAATLAIPGFILGESALSLLGVGIQEPGTSWGALLRDAQNLTNLDYRPWVLAPGILIVVATMAFNFLGDRLQDRFDPQTRVLDR
- a CDS encoding ABC transporter ATP-binding protein; the protein is MKGAPILQVTDLVVDFHTPHGVARAVDGASFDLSSGATLGLVGESGSGKSVSALSILGLLSPSARVVSGTIQFAGRDLLQLSAREFRRVRGKEISMVFQEPMTSLNPLFTVGRQIAEVVRHHERVSRREAWGRAVEMLRIVEIPDPENRASAYPHELSGGMRQRVMIAMALVCRPKLLIADEPTTALDATIEAEILDLLGEMQKKFSMSVLLITHDLGVVSRRASEVAVLYSGRIIERARTEDLFAAPAHPYTRMLLDSLPRLYERRDRLVAIPGAVPEPGKRPEGCRFRDRCPRVTAACAPKEPELENLAGSRFVACQHRLMPGELL
- a CDS encoding ATP-binding cassette domain-containing protein, producing the protein MKREQALVEARGVSRSFATGRSRWSRRMVPAVRDISLRIAAGETLGVVGESGSGKSTLGRLLLRLLPPTSGQVFFDGQDLAGLPRLELQRLRREMQVVFQDPVGSLDPRFRVEDLIGEGLDIHGLAEGKERSRTIARLLEEVGLSSDHRRRFPHEFSGGQRQRIGIARALAVSPRFIVLDEPVSALDVSVQAQVLNLLADLQRERGLAYFFVAHDLRVVAHFSDRIAVLYAGRVVELADRDALIARPGHPYTQSLLSAVAEIGVVDQGRVQLAGEPPSPLRPPSGCAFHPRCPYAADRCRQEQPSLSDRDPGHAIACHFPLDGSPVAPGGTKGQDKPEKKL
- a CDS encoding cell envelope biogenesis protein OmpA; translation: MKKTGMTVSVLGLVTMLVLPSGCSARDPQPELYPNAHLRKVGDAQAKQDIAYCQALSQQYLQKNNAAADAAGNTVGGAAGGAALGAIGGAIGGNAGKGAAIGAGVGAGLGLLRGLSKGAQPPQNYEAFVRKCMTDKGYDVIGFGR
- a CDS encoding riboflavin synthase subunit alpha, whose amino-acid sequence is MYTGITRGAFPVANVSRQPDLLTYDVELPEALLEGLVSGASVSIDGVCQTVVAIEGSLVRFDAIAETLQLTTLGDLAPGQKVAVERSSRVGDEVGGHDVAGHVSGTGRISSRKVDGHVWDLEITVPARWMRYISTKGFIAVDGSSLTVGERDASGSFWIHLIPETLRLTNLGEKNEGDRVNIELDARTVAIVDTVERVLAERDA
- a CDS encoding polymer-forming cytoskeletal protein, with the translated sequence MPTDTPLDPQRSPSQQDHNETARGEPQFRHEIASDVVLSGRIHFPADARVDGRLKGEVHADQLLLIGPTAEVEARIRAQDLVIEGTLTGDVIESGDVRIASTGSVFGSIQARCLTVDAGARFEGQVRSQATARTELLTVEESAGGKQPSEQEPAARSH